A window from Pseudopipra pipra isolate bDixPip1 chromosome 25, bDixPip1.hap1, whole genome shotgun sequence encodes these proteins:
- the TSHB gene encoding thyrotropin subunit beta yields the protein MRPFFVVSLLFGLTFGQTASLCAPSEYTIHVEKRECAYCLAINTTICAGFCMTRDSNGKKLLLKSALSQNVCTYKEMLYQTALIPGCPHHTVPYYSYPVALSCKCGKCNTDYSDCVRERVRTNYCTKPQKLCTM from the exons ATGAGGCCTTTCTTTGTGGTGTCTCTCCTCTTTGGCCTGACTTTCGGACAAACAGCCTCCCTTTGTGCTCCCTCTGAGTACACAATCCACGTGGAAAAACGGGAATGTGCCTATTGCCTGGCCATCAACACCACCATCTGCGCCGGATTCTGCATGACTCGG GACAGCAATGGCAAGAAGCTGCTGCTCAAGAGTGCTCTGTCCCAGAACGTGTGCACGTACAAGGAGATGTTGTACCAGACAGCGCTGATCCCGGGCTGCCCTCACCACACCGTCCCCTACTACTCCTACCCCGTGGCTTTGAGCTGCAAGTGTGGCAAGTGCAACACTGACTACAGTGACTGTGTCAGGGAGAGGGTCAGGACCAACTACTGCACTAAGCCACAGAAGCTCTGTACCATGTAA